A portion of the Naumovozyma castellii chromosome 2, complete genome genome contains these proteins:
- the TPO4 gene encoding Tpo4p (ancestral locus Anc_8.723) — MSAETTKNEIDSDQSVVLHDRYAHDSVEKLGASELPQSVDLGDDEVQKVSEGEEETVDPRTLDWDGPDDMANPHNWPSWKKWYTTMVAALLCLAVTMGSSTYVSSVPELVARYGINQTLALAGLTFYLLGLSTVIGAPLSEVFGRKPIYLFSLPISMLFTMGVGLSNGHMRIILPLRFFSGVFGSPCLSIGSGTIMDIFDVDQVSVAMTFFCLSPFLGPVISPFIAGFATEYQGWRWAEWIQLFAGGLILPFIVLMPETHKGIILRKRAEKRGINLKKFTKEDQKEFLKITMTITVFRPLKMLVVEPIVLVFSIYVAFIFAVLFAFFEAYPVIYRGVYHMDIGVSGLPFIGIGIGLWIGSFVYLYVDRKFLFPKAPEGTPPLENPTSLRTEPYRGHRDKITGKLAPIVPERFLLACKIGSLALPVGLFWQAWTARSDVHWMAPVAAGVPFGFGLILIFFSVIMYFSTCYPPLCVASTLAANNLLRYITSSVFPLFTIQMYEKMQIKWASTLFALICVVMVPIPWIFERWGSKLRHRSVFGYAALMKEQQEKNAELNMSDSEHEDEGSIISHQRDRDENLDEELDLNKMDTLRTMETDISRAGDRDSFALERVYTGRSNKSGAMHPIPQRTTTIDSPNNIYSEIKDVEEDSFSREIATEHSSRLV, encoded by the coding sequence ATGTCTGCTGAAACAACAAAGAACGAAATTGATTCAGACCAATCGGTGGTTTTACATGATAGATATGCACATGACTCTGTTGAAAAACTAGGAGCTTCTGAGCTTCCGCAAAGCGTAGATCTCGGTGATGACGAGGTTCAGAAAGTAAGCGAAGGTGAAGAGGAGACTGTTGACCCTAGAACTTTGGATTGGGATGGTCCTGATGATATGGCAAATCCGCATAATTGGCCCTCTTGGAAAAAATGGTATACAACCATGGTTGCCGCTCTACTTTGTTTGGCTGTCACCATGGGATCCTCAACATATGTCTCATCCGTTCCAGAACTGGTCGCCCGCTATGGTATTAATCAGACGTTGGCACTAGCGGGGCTAACGTTTTATTTGCTGGGTCTTTCTACTGTTATTGGTGCCCCATTGAGTGAAGTTTTTGGCCGGAAAcctatttatttattttcattgcCAATTTCAATGCTGTTTACTATGGGAGTGGGCTTATCTAATGGTCACATGAGAATTATCTTGCCACTGAGATTTTTTTCAGGAGTATTTGGGTCTCCTTGTTTGTCAATTGGGTCAGGAACCATTATGGACATCTTCGATGTTGACCAAGTCTCTGTAGCAATGACATTCTTCTGTTTATCCCCTTTCCTAGGACCTGTTATATCTCCATTTATCGCAGGGTTTGCTACAGAATATCAAGGGTGGCGTTGGGCTGAATGGATTCAATTATTCGCTGGTGGATTAATTTTACCTTTCATTGTACTAATGCCAGAAACGCATAAAGGTATTATATTAAGAAAGCGAGCCGAAAAAAGAGGCATAAATCTGAAAAAGTTTACCAAAGAGGATCAAAAggaatttttaaaaattacTATGACTATTACTGTTTTCCGCCCATTAAAAATGTTGGTTGTCGAACCCATTGTCTTGGTTTTTAGTATTTATGTTGCTTTTATCTTTGCTGTTCTTTTCGCTTTCTTTGAAGCTTACCCTGTGATTTACCGTGGTGTTTATCATATGGATATTGGTGTCTCTGGTCTACCATTTATTGGTATTGGTATTGGTCTTTGGATTGGTAGTTTTGTTTATCTTTATGTCGACAGAAAATTCTTATTTCCAAAGGCCCCTGAAGGAACACCACCTTTAGAAAATCCAACATCTTTGAGAACTGAACCATATAGAGGACATAGAGATAAAATAACTGGAAAATTGGCACCAATTGTCCCGGAGAGATTTTTGTTGGCATGTAAGATAGGTTCTCTTGCGTTGCCCGTCGGTCTTTTTTGGCAAGCTTGGACTGCAAGATCTGATGTCCATTGGATGGCTCCAGTGGCAGCAGGTGTTCCATTTGGATTTGGTTTAATTCTTATCTTCTTTAGTGTTATCATGTACTTTTCGACATGTTATCCACCATTATGTGTTGCTTCTACCTTGGCCGCAAATAATCTTTTAAGATATATTACTAGTAGTGTCTTCCCTCTGTTTACAATTCAAATGTATGAAAAGATGCAAATTAAATGGGCTTCTACTTTATTTGCTTTGATCTGTGTGGTAATGGTTCCAATTCCATGGATTTTCGAAAGATGGGGGAGTAAATTAAGACATAGATCAGTCTTTGGTTATGCAGCTCTAATGAAAGAACAACAGGAGAAGAATGCTGAATTGAATATGAGTGACTCAGAGcatgaagatgaaggaaGCATAATATCACATCAACGTGACAGAGATGAAAATCtggatgaagaattagatttGAATAAGATGGATACTTTAAGGACAATGGAAACTGATATTTCGAGAGCGGGTGATAGAGATTCTTTTGCTTTAGAAAGAGTGTATACAGGTCGAAGTAACAAATCTGGTGCCATGCATCCAATTCCACAgagaacaacaacaatcgattctccaaataatatatattctgaGATTAAAGACGTGGAAGAAGATTCGTTTTCAAGGGAAATTGCAACTGAACATTCGTCAAGATTAGTTTAA
- the VPH1 gene encoding H(+)-transporting V0 sector ATPase subunit a (ancestral locus Anc_8.718), whose product MSEIIKVEKDEAIFRSAEMSLIQLYIPQEISRDAVNTLGQLGIVQFRDLNTKTRSFQRTFVNDIRRLDNVQRQFRYFFTLLQKHHITLYEGDAEQYTLRSDENLITEGQLTVPPSTSVIDDYVQNGSFLEERLIQMEEATEQIELQKTDLEQFRIVLQSSDDFFDTKNAPTIAGTLDVEEGLVATESVSYITGIIPRDKISVLEQILWRVLRGNLYFKNIEIEEPIYDVKTKGYVAKNAFIVFSHGDLILQRIRKIAESLDAKLYEVDKSAELRSQKLLRINENLGDLYTVLQTTTTTLESELIAISKELNVWYQDIAREKAIFETLNKFNFDKNRKTLIAEAWIPKDELKFLQECLTEMTTKLGVDVPSIIQVLETNKTPPTFHKVNKFTEGFQNIVDCYGIAQYREVNPGLPTIVTFPFMFAIMFGDMGHGFLMFLAALMLVLNEKKLNKMKRGEIFDMAFSGRYIVLFMGLYSMYTGFLYNDIFSKSMTIFKSGWEWPEQWKEGETIFAKSVGTYPIGLDWAWHGTENALLFSNSYKMKLSILMGFIHMTYSYMFSLVNHLHFNSMIDIIGNFIPGLLFMQGIFGYLSVCIVYKWAIDWVKDEKPAPGLLNMLINMFLSPGTIDDELYPHQAKVQVFLLLMALACIPWLLLVKPLHFKFTQKKHIALPTSDDIETQALLHDGNEDNEEVEGESSGGHGEDFSDIMIHQVIHTIEFCLNCVSHTASYLRLWALSLAHAQLSSVLWTMTIQISFGVTGALGVFMTVALFSMWFCLTIAVLVCMEGTSAMLHSLRLHWVESMSKFFVGEGIPYEPFEFIYHDMETDVTNMSGLSPTSTKAE is encoded by the coding sequence ATGAGCGAAATAATCAAGGTTGAAAAAGATGAGGCCATATTTCGTTCTGCGGAGATGTCTCTTATACAATTGTATATCCCACAGGAAATATCAAGGGATGCAGTGAATACGTTAGGTCAATTAGGGATTGTTCAGTTTCGTGATTTAAACACCAAGACACGATCCTTCCAGAGAACTTTTGTCAATGACATTAGAAGACTGGATAATGTCCAAAGACAATTTCGTTACTTCTTCACCTTACTGCAGAAACACCATATCACTTTATATGAAGGTGATGCAGAACAGTACACTCTCAGATCTGATGAAAACCTAATTACTGAAGGCCAATTGACAGTTCCACCATCAACATCTGTCATCGATGATTATGTCCAAAATGGATCTTTCTTAGAGGAGCGTTTGATCCAAATGGAAGAAGCTACAGAGCAAATTGAATTACAAAAGACGGACTTAGAACAATTTAGAATAGTTCTTCAATCAAGTGACGATTTTTTTGACACTAAGAATGCACCAACAATTGCAGGAACCTTGGACGTTGAAGAAGGATTAGTTGCCACAGAGTCAGTTAGTTATATTACTGGGATTATTCCAAGGGATAAAATCAGCGTTTTGGAACAAATCTTATGGAGAGTTTTGAGAGGTAActtatatttcaaaaatattgaaatagaAGAACCAATTTATGATGTTAAGACGAAGGGTTACGTTGCTAAGAATGCATTTATTGTCTTTTCTCATGGTGATTTGATTCTacaaagaattagaaagaTTGCCGAATCATTGGATGCTAAATTGTACGAGGTAGACAAGTCTGCTGAACTAAGATCCCAGAAACTATTAAGAATCAACGAGAATTTGGGAGACTTGTACACCGTGTTGCAAACAACTACGACTACATTAGAAAGTGAATTAATTGCAATCTCTAAGGAATTAAATGTCTGGTACCAAGACATTGCTCGTGAAAAGGCGATCTTTGAAACTTTAAATAAGTTTAACTTTGATAAAAATAGAAAGACTTTGATTGCTGAAGCTTGGATTCCaaaagatgaattaaagTTCTTACAGGAGTGTCTAACCGAAATGACTACAAAATTAGGTGTAGATGTACCATCAATTATTCAAGTTTTAGAAACCAACAAAACTCCACCTACTTTCCATAAAGTGAACAAATTTACCGAAggatttcaaaatattgttgATTGTTATGGTATTGCCCAGTACCGTGAAGTCAATCCAGGGTTACCTACAATTGTCACATTCCCATTTATGTTTGCAATCATGTTTGGTGATATGGGTCATGGGTTTCTAATGTTCTTAGCAGCCCTGATGCTAGTATTGAATGAGAAGAAACTtaataaaatgaaaagaggcgaaatatttgatatgGCCTTTTCAGGGAGATACATTGTTTTGTTCATGGGATTGTACTCTATGTATACTGGTTTCCTTTACAATgatatattttccaaatctatgacaatcttcaaatcagGCTGGGAATGGCCTGAGCAATGGAAGGAAGGAGAGACAATATTTGCAAAAAGCGTAGGAACTTATCCTATTGGGTTAGATTGGGCCTGGCATGGGACTGAAAATGCGTTATTATTTTCGAACTCCTACAAAATGAAGTTATCAATTTTAATGGGGTTCATCCATATGACCTATTCCTACATGTTTTCTTTGGTGAACCATTTACACTTCAATTCCATGATCGATATTATTGGTAACTTTATTCCGGGCTTGTTGTTTATGCAAGGCATCTTTGGTTATTTGTCTGTTTGCATTGTTTACAAATGGGCTATTGATTGGGTGAAAGACGAAAAACCAGCACCAGGGTTATTGAACATGCTGATTAACATGTTTTTATCCCCAGGTACAATTGATGACGAGTTATACCCACATCAAGCTAAAGTACAGGTTTTCTTATTGTTAATGGCATTAGCTTGTATTCCATGGCTATTACTTGTCAAACCATTGCATTTCAAGTTCACACAAAAGAAACATATCGCTTTACCTACCTCAGACGATATTGAAACTCAAGCCTTATTACATGATGGAAACGAAGACAATGAAGAAGTGGAGGGAGAATCCAGTGGTGGACACGGAGAAGATTTTAGTGATATCATGATTCATCAAGTCATCCATACTATCGAATTTTGTTTGAATTGTGTCTCTCATACGGCATCATACCTACGTCTATGGGCTTTATCATTGGCGCACGCTCAATTATCCAGTGTCTTATGGACTATGACAATCCAGATCTCCTTCGGTGTTACAGGAGCTCTTGGTGTGTTTATGACAGTTGCTCTATTTTCCATGTGGTTTTGCCTGACAATCGCTGTCTTGGTTTGTATGGAAGGTACCTCGGCAATGTTACATTCATTGCGTTTGCATTGGGTTGAATCTATGTCCAAATTTTTTGTTGGTGAAGGTATTCCATATGAACCTTTTGAATTCATTTATCATGATATGGAAACTGATGTCACTAATATGAGTGGACTCAGTCCAACTTCGACCAAGGCAGAATAG
- the PAC1 gene encoding Pac1p (ancestral locus Anc_8.717): protein MNSWQLPLSEAQKKDLDINVLQYIRWCCEARSDSQKLTHEEKQILIDKLSILLDVDLEKSDSISAEKPLTLPRKWNSIVRLQHRIMSLEQHSRDLTEELESLNAQINNNGPQILNKLKININWIPKNYPQCSITLETSISAIKLHPQLPIIFIGTDNGKLYAYDIFNYSLPLDSTQAHIKGITSIDAIMEFKNNNKTEEPSAIIATSSKDLSIKLFRWSAKENKFLLFRVLMNHEHIVSEVKLFRKLNNIYLASCSRDTSIRIWTAEDGMILNSFHPHNEWVRCLDVSGDFVLSGSQDASLRLTHWPSGNGLSIGIGHEFPIESVKFILPLSTNEKASPTINYLRKPLEIDSDYEKMSFKYCASASRDRLIKIWEIPTPRFVMHRPPVPNSSNSNFKCIMTLKGHASWVKDLRIRGNYLFSCSDDKTIRCWNLENGECVKQWTDLHSGFVTCLDMDPDGGTNDTGQQSLQREIMATGGLDSKCNILFR from the coding sequence ATGAACAGCTGGCAACTCCCTTTATCAGAGGCCCAAAAGAAGGACTTGGATATCAATGTTTTGCAATATATCAGATGGTGTTGTGAAGCTAGATCTGATAGCCAAAAGTTGACGCACGAGGAAAAGCAAATTCTAATAGACAAATTGTCTATTTTACTAGATGTTGACTTGGAAAAATCGGATTCTATAAGTGCAGAGAAGCCATTAACTCTGCCGAGAAAATGGAATTCAATTGTTAGATTACAACATCGAATAATGTCTTTAGAACAGCATTCAAGAGATCTAACGGAAGAGCTAGAATCCCTAAACGCGCAGATTAATAATAACGGACCTCAAATATTAAACAAACTgaaaattaatattaattggATACCCAAAAATTATCCTCAATGTTCAATAACACTAGAAACGTCTATCTCAGCCATTAAGTTACATCCACAGCTcccaataatatttatcGGGACGGATAATGGAAAACTTTACGCATATGATATCTTTAACTACTCACTTCCCTTAGATTCAACTCAGGCCCATATTAAAGGAATAACGTCAATTGACGCCATTATggaattcaaaaataataataaaaccGAAGAACCATCTGCAATAATAGCTACTAGTTCAAAAGATCTGtccattaaattatttagaTGGTCTGCTAAGGAAAATAAGTTTCTCCTGTTTCGAGTATTGATGAATCACGAACATATCGTCTCAGAAGTTAAATTGTTCCgtaaattgaataatatatatCTGGCATCATGTTCAAGAGATACTTCCATTCGAATATGGACCGCAGAAGATGgaatgattttgaattcatttCATCCACATAATGAATGGGTTCGGTGTTTAGATGTCTCTGGAGATTTTGTATTGTCCGGATCTCAAGATGCGAGTCTAAGATTGACTCATTGGCCCTCCGGGAACGGTTTATCGATAGGTATTGGACATGAATTCCCAATTGAATCTGTAAAATTCATTTTACCATTATCGACCAATGAAAAAGCAAGTCCAActattaattatttaaggAAGCCTCTAGAAATTGATTCTGATTATGAAAAAATGAGTTTCAAATATTGTGCCTCTGCAAGCAGGGATCgtttaataaaaatatggGAAATTCCAACACCAAGATTTGTTATGCATAGGCCGCCAGTCCCTAACAGCAGTAATTCGAATTTTAAATGTATAATGACTTTAAAAGGACATGCTTCCTGGGTAAAGGATTTGAGGATAAGAGgtaattatttattctcTTGTAGTGATGATAAAACAATACGATGCTGGAATTTAGAGAATGGAGAATGTGTTAAACAATGGACAGATTTGCATTCTGGATTTGTTACTTGCCTTGATATGGATCCAGACGGTGGAACTAATGATACGGGTCAACAATCATTACAAAGAGAGATTATGGCAACTGGTGGATTAGATTCAAAatgtaatattttattccGTTAA
- the FSF1 gene encoding Fsf1p (ancestral locus Anc_8.720), with protein MASSVSGPIPLPESRYDLSTYWGRIRHCAEISDPTMLLTTQKDLDHARSIISAYRHGTLAKPTAEFWRAKKQLDSTVHPDTGETVLLPFRMSCCVISNLVVTVGMLTPGLGTAGTLFWQWANQSLNVAVNSANSNKSHRMSTQQLVSNYAAAVTASCGVALGLNNLVPKLKGIKPNTRLILGRLVPFAAVVTAGIVNVFLMRGNEIRKGISVYDSHGDEVGKSKKAAFFAVGETALSRVINATPIMVIPPLILVRLQKGLLKGKSMGVQTLGNLGLIAVTSFAVLPFALGVFPQRQAIHVNRLEPELQNKKDMKEKPITTVYFNRGI; from the coding sequence atggCTTCTTCAGTATCAGGTCCAATCCCATTACCAGAATCAAGATATGATTTATCTACTTACTGGGGTAGAATCCGCCATTGTGCAGAAATATCAGATCCTACAATGTTACTGACCACACAAAAGGATTTGGATCATGCTCGATCTATTATCAGCGCTTATCGTCACGGAACTTTAGCTAAACCTACTGCTGAATTTTGGCGTGCAAAGAAGCAATTAGATTCAACAGTTCATCCAGATACCGGAGAAACTGTTTTATTGCCATTCCGTATGTCATGTTGTGTTATATCCAATTTAGTGGTTACTGTCGGTATGTTGACACCTGGATTGGGTACGGCAGGTACCTTATTCTGGCAATGGGCAAACCAATCATTAAATGTTGCTGTGAATTCTGCCAATTCTAATAAATCTCATAGAATGAGTACGCAACAATTGGTGAGCAATTATGCGGCTGCAGTTACAGCCTCTTGCGGTGTAGCTCTAGGGCTAAATAATTTAGTACCAAAATTAAAAGGAATCAAGCCCAATACAAGATTGATCCTCGGTAGACTGGTTCCATTTGCTGCTGTGGTAACGGCTGGTATTGTCAATGTATTCCTGATGAGAGGAAATGAAATAAGAAAAGGTATTTCCGTGTATGATTCTCATGGTGACGAAGTTGGCAAATCAAAGAAGGCTGCTTTCTTTGCCGTCGGGGAAACTGCGTTAAGTAGAGTCATTAATGCCACTCCAATTATGGTCATTCCACCTTTAATCCTTGTTAGATTACAAAAAGGTTTATTGAAAGGAAAATCAATGGGTGTCCAAACTCTTGGCAACCTTGGGTTAATAGCCGTTACATCGTTTGCTGTCCTTCCATTTGCCTTAGGTGTGTTTCCTCAAAGACAAGCAATCCACGTGAACAGACTGGAACCTGAACTGCAGAATAAAAAGGATATGAAGGAAAAGCCAATCACTACTGTGTATTTCAACAGAGGtatttaa
- the NCAS0B00470 gene encoding SRP1/TIP1 family protein — MVKLSNYAAAFTALAASTNALTTLSASDETVNLIELAVYVHDIKSHMLDYLKMQMANPSQKYPDIIETAVLHNYSNDDFTTLFLDIDGAEVTSMLTGVSWYSTRLLPAIEASLSARGIVIGTPSPSTSSVAVVTSSTAPSTSSAIVPA; from the coding sequence ATGGTCAAATTATCTAATTATGCTGCTGCATTCACTGCTTTGGCAGCCTCCACAAACGCTTTGACTACTTTGTCTGCCTCCGATGAAACTGTAAACTTAATTGAATTAGCCGTGTATGTTCATGACATCAAATCTCACATGCTTGATTATCTCAAAATGCAAATGGCTAATCCAAGTCAAAAATACCCagatattattgaaacagCTGTTCTACATAACTATtcaaatgatgattttactactttgtttcttgatattgatgGTGCCGAAGTTACTTCCATGTTGACAGGTGTCTCATGGTATAGTACTAGACTTCTTCCTGCTATTGAAGCTTCTTTGTCTGCCAGAGGTATTGTTATTGGAACCCCATCACCTTCTACTTCATCGGTAGCTGTTGTAACTTCTTCAACCGCTCCATCCACTTCTTCTGCTATTGTACCAGCTTGA
- the NCAS0B00460 gene encoding SRP1/TIP1 family protein — MVRLSNSVATLAALATSTNALTTLSPSDETVNLIELAVYVNDIKANLNDYFAMAAAHPEQAYPDIIASAVFGDADFTTMLTGIEPAEVTSMLTGVAWYSSRIAPAIEASLSARGIVTAVAEAPAASSAAPAASSAAPAASSAAPAASSAAPAASSAAPAASSAAPAASSAATAPVFVNGTSVASNVTTAYETSIFYNTATVTNCSSSAVVDVTKTALSTTLETITSCDEVCVKSKSSAAAASTKTATALTTTLETITSCDEGCVRSKSSAAKTSTYAITAQTANGAAKQYAGLGAGIVGAAGLLLL, encoded by the coding sequence ATGGTCAGATTATCTAACTCCGTCGCTACCCTTGCCGCTTTGGCCACCTCTACCAATGCTTTGACTACTTTGTCTCCTTCAGATGAAACTGTTAACTTGATTGAATTGGCCGTCTATGTCAACGATATTAAGGCTAACCTTAATGATTATTTTGCTATGGCAGCGGCTCACCCAGAACAAGCCTACCCAGACATTATTGCTAGTGCTGTCTTCGGTGATGCTGATTTCACCACCATGTTGACTGGTATCGAACCAGCTGAAGTCACCTCCATGTTGACTGGTGTCGCTTGGTACAGTTCTAGAATTGCCCCAGCTATTGAAGCTTCTTTGTCTGCTAGAGGTATTGTCACTGCTGTTGCTGAAGCCCCAGCTGCTTCCTCCGCTGCCCCAGCTGCTTCCTCCGCTGCCCCAGCTGCTTCCTCCGCTGCCCCAGCTGCTTCCTCCGCTGCCCCAGCTGCTTCCTCCGCTGCCCCAGCTGCCTCTTCCGCTGCCCCAGCTGCTTCTTCCGCTGCTACCGCCCCAGTCTTCGTCAACGGTACCTCTGTTGCCAGCAACGTCACCACCGCTTACGAAACTTCTATCTTCTACAACACTGCTACTGTTACCAACTGTTCTTCCTCTGCTGTTGTCGATGTCACTAAAACTGCTTTGAGTACCACTTTGGAAACTATCACTTCCTGTGACGAAGTTTGTGTCAAATCAAAGTCTAGCGCTGCTGCCGCTTCCACCAAGACCGCCACTGCTTTGACTACCACTTTGGAAACCATCACCTCTTGTGATGAAGGTTGTGTCAGATCCAAGTCTAGTGCTGCTAAGACCTCCACTTACGCCATCACTGCCCAAACCGCTAACGGTGCTGCTAAGCAATACGCCGGTTTAGGTGCTGGTATCGTCGGTGCTGCTggtttgttgttgttataa
- the YTM1 gene encoding Ytm1p (ancestral locus Anc_8.721) yields MSEDKSQLKIRFFTREKDESLQVEDNPMYVPITLKRYGLSEIVNHLLENSTPTPFDFLIDGELLRTSLQEYLVKKGLSSETSLNVEYTRAILPPSFLSSFNNEDWISSIDVSQDKKAIITASYDGVIRTWNLSGKVQKQYSGHSGPIRAVKFISDTRLVSAGNDRTLRLWKTKNNDSVVQHFDEEDEEANIEDGKTLAILEGHKAPVVSLDVSNTSRILSSSYDNSIGLWSTIYKEMTVVDPMEEINNADNKISTAARKRRKLTLKDGTIRRRAPLSLLESHTAPVEQASFDINDDTVGYSVSQDHTIKTWDLVTARCIDTKTTSYSLLSLTQLPTLNLLACGSSARHITLHDPRMGASSKVTQHQLIGHKNFVVSLDTCPENEYILCSGSHDGTVKVWDVRSTAPMYTITREDKNVEKGVNDKVFAVRWAEKIGIISGGQDKKIQINKGDNIFKK; encoded by the coding sequence ATGTCTGAAGATAAGTCGCAGTTGAAGATCAGGTTTTTTACCCGTGAGAAAGATGAATCGCTTCAAGTTGAAGATAATCCAATGTATGTCCCCATCACATTAAAGAGGTATGGTCTTTCTGAAATTGTGAATCATTTGTTGGAAAATTCCACTCCTACCCCATTTGATTTCCTTATTGATGGTGAATTGTTACGTACATCCTTACAAGAATATCTTGTCAAGAAGGGTTTATCCTCAGAAACGTCATTGAATGTGGAATACACAAGAGCTATCCTCCCACCCTCATTTCTTTCcagtttcaataatgaagacTGGATCAGTTCCATAGATGTCTCTCAAGACAAAAAGGCAATCATTACTGCTTCATATGATGGTGTGATTCGGACGTGGAATTTGAGCGGGAAAGTCCAAAAGCAATATTCAGGTCATTCTGGTCCAATTAGGGCAGTAAAGTTTATTTCTGATACCAGACTAGTATCAGCTGGGAATGATAGGACGTTGCGTCTATGGAAGACCAAGAACAATGACTCTGTCGTTCAACACTTcgatgaggaagatgaagaggcAAACATTGAAGATGGAAAAACGTTAGCTATATTAGAAGGCCATAAGGCACCAGTAGTATCATTAGATGTATCTAACACATCTAGAATTCTTTCTTCGTCATATGATAACTCTATTGGTTTGTGGTCCACCATTTATAAGGAAATGACAGTTGTAGATCCCAtggaagaaataaataatgctGATAATAAGATTTCAACTGCCGCtagaaagagaagaaagttgACATTGAAGGATGGTACCATCAGAAGACGCGCTCCATTGTCGTTATTGGAATCACACACTGCACCAGTAGAACAAGCCAGTTTTGATATAAATGATGATACAGTTGGTTATTCGGTGTCGCAAGATCATACAATTAAAACTTGGGATTTAGTGACAGCAAGGTGCATTGATACAAAGACTACTTCGTATTCCTTATTATCGCTGACTCAATTACCAACATTAAATCTTCTAGCTTGTGGGTCTAGTGCAAGACATATTACCTTACATGACCCACGTATGGGTGCATCATCAAAAGTAACACAGCACCAATTAATTGGCCATAAAaattttgttgtttctCTAGATACCTGTCCCgaaaatgaatatatattgtGTTCTGGTTCTCATGATGGAACTGTGAAAGTATGGGATGTCAGATCCACAGCACCAATGTATACCATAACAAGGGAGGATAAGAATGTGGAAAAGGGAGTAAATGATAAAGTTTTCGCTGTAAGATGGGCAGAaaaaattggtattattaGTGGTGGTCAAGAtaagaaaattcaaataaataaaggTGATAACATCTTTAAGAAATAG